A stretch of the Massilia varians genome encodes the following:
- the pilB gene encoding type IV-A pilus assembly ATPase PilB, whose product MAAVLPNTITGAPLSGLARALVQASQLSPGQADMLHKKAAADKTPFIDALLDSGIIESGALASFCAETFGYPLLDLSCFALEAFPVAAIDAKLMQAQRVVALAKRGNKMSVALSDPTNIQALDQIKFQSEASVEPVIVAHDVLLKLLDKLAKSAEATLNELVGDDADIEFAEEDAQPVAPPDASSDVEDAPIVRFLNKILMDAVQMGASDIHFEPYEKYYRIRMRVDGVLRDHANPPLSIRDKLVSRIKVLAKLDISEKRVPQDGRMRLIVGPTRTIDFRVSTLPTLFGEKTVMRILDATQAQMGIDALGYDPEQKALLLDAISRPYGMVLVTGPTGSGKTVSLYTCLNLLNKPGINISTAEDPAEINLPGVNQVNVNDKAGLTFPVALKSFLRQDPDIIMVGEIRDLETADIAIKAAQTGHMVFSTLHTNDAPSTLTRLMNMGVAPFNIASSVILITAQRLARRLCGCKQPLETSREVLVAAGYRDSDLEGGWKPYGPVGCDRCLGSGYKGRVGIYQIMPITPSIEALILGHGNAMQIAEQAEKEGVNSLRRSGLMKVKQGLTSLEEVLGCTNE is encoded by the coding sequence ATGGCAGCAGTCCTTCCCAACACGATCACCGGTGCGCCCCTCTCGGGACTGGCGCGGGCGCTCGTGCAGGCCAGCCAGCTGAGCCCGGGACAGGCGGACATGCTGCACAAGAAGGCCGCCGCCGACAAGACCCCCTTCATCGATGCCCTGCTCGACAGCGGCATCATCGAGTCCGGCGCCCTGGCCAGCTTCTGCGCCGAGACCTTCGGCTACCCGCTGCTCGACCTGAGCTGCTTCGCGCTCGAGGCCTTCCCGGTGGCCGCCATCGACGCCAAGCTGATGCAGGCGCAGCGCGTCGTCGCGCTGGCCAAGCGCGGCAACAAGATGTCGGTGGCGCTGTCCGACCCGACCAATATCCAGGCCCTAGACCAGATCAAGTTCCAGAGCGAGGCCTCGGTGGAGCCGGTGATCGTGGCCCACGACGTCCTGCTCAAGCTGCTGGACAAGCTGGCCAAGAGCGCCGAAGCCACGCTGAACGAACTGGTCGGCGACGACGCCGACATCGAATTCGCCGAGGAAGACGCGCAGCCGGTGGCGCCGCCCGACGCCAGCAGCGACGTCGAGGACGCGCCGATCGTGCGCTTCCTGAACAAGATCCTGATGGACGCGGTGCAGATGGGCGCCTCCGACATCCACTTCGAGCCCTACGAGAAGTACTACCGCATCCGCATGCGCGTGGACGGCGTGCTGCGCGACCACGCCAATCCGCCGCTGTCGATCCGCGACAAGCTGGTCTCGCGCATCAAGGTGCTGGCCAAGCTCGACATCTCGGAAAAGCGCGTGCCGCAGGACGGCCGCATGCGCCTGATCGTCGGCCCGACCCGCACCATCGACTTCCGCGTCAGCACGCTGCCCACGCTGTTCGGCGAAAAGACCGTCATGCGTATCCTCGACGCCACCCAGGCGCAGATGGGCATCGACGCGCTCGGCTACGATCCCGAGCAGAAGGCGCTGCTGCTGGACGCCATCTCGCGCCCCTACGGCATGGTGCTGGTCACCGGCCCGACCGGCTCCGGCAAGACGGTGTCGCTGTACACCTGCCTGAACCTGCTGAACAAGCCCGGCATCAACATCTCGACCGCCGAAGACCCGGCCGAGATCAACCTGCCCGGCGTAAACCAGGTGAACGTCAACGACAAGGCCGGCCTGACCTTCCCGGTGGCGCTGAAGTCTTTCCTGCGCCAGGATCCGGACATTATCATGGTCGGCGAGATCCGCGACCTGGAAACCGCCGACATCGCGATCAAGGCCGCCCAGACCGGCCACATGGTGTTCTCGACCCTGCACACCAACGACGCGCCCTCGACCCTGACCCGCCTGATGAACATGGGCGTGGCGCCTTTCAACATCGCTTCCTCGGTGATCCTGATCACGGCGCAGCGCCTGGCGCGCCGCCTGTGCGGCTGCAAGCAGCCGCTCGAGACCTCGCGCGAGGTGCTGGTGGCGGCCGGCTACCGCGACAGCGACCTGGAAGGCGGCTGGAAGCCCTACGGCCCGGTGGGCTGCGACCGCTGCCTCGGCTCCGGCTACAAGGGCCGGGTCGGCATCTACCAGATCATGCCGATCACGCCGAGCATCGAGGCCCTGATCCTGGGGCACGGCAATGCGATGCAGATCGCCGAGCAGGCCGAGAAGGAAGGCGTGAACTCGCTGCGCCGCTCCGGCCTGATGAAGGTAAAACAAGGACTCACGAGTCTCGAAGAAGTGCTCGGCTGCACCAACGAATAG
- the xdhA gene encoding xanthine dehydrogenase small subunit, giving the protein MSEPIRFYYRGAVQEVRDAQPTQTILQHLREDLHCTGTKEGCAEGDCGACTVVIGSLEDGEVQLKAVNSCIQFTPTLDGKALFTVEDLQGPDGSLHPVQQALVECHGSQCGFCTPGFAMSLWGMYLKQESHGLSGHGPSSRAPSRCQIDDALSGNLCRCTGYRPIIEAARRMVELPPAAFDRAALAERLRQLERTHGFTYAARGGRFHIPRTLAELVRLRSEFPQALMLAGSTDVGLWVTKHMRELNDILYLGQVDELKTLTESGDTLEIGAGVSLDDAYAAVCRHYSAELTGMWQRFASLPIRNAGTLGGNVANGSPIGDSMPWLIALGAQVVLRGTAGERVLALEDFYLGYQQKDLQPGEFVQGLRVPLPSEGLRFRTYKLAKRFDQDISAVCAAFALRLDGETVADARIAFGGMAATPKRAAKAEALLVGQPWSEAALRAAMDALAQDYAPLSDMRASSSYRMLAAQNLLRRFWLETRLDNPLPAAAVNAFAAA; this is encoded by the coding sequence ATGTCAGAGCCGATCCGCTTTTATTACCGCGGCGCCGTCCAGGAAGTACGTGACGCGCAGCCGACGCAGACCATCCTGCAGCACCTGCGCGAGGACCTGCATTGCACCGGCACCAAGGAAGGCTGCGCCGAGGGCGATTGCGGCGCCTGCACCGTGGTGATCGGCTCGCTCGAAGACGGCGAAGTGCAGCTCAAGGCGGTCAACTCCTGCATCCAGTTCACCCCCACGCTCGACGGCAAGGCCCTGTTTACGGTGGAAGACCTGCAAGGGCCGGACGGCAGCCTGCATCCGGTACAGCAGGCCCTGGTCGAGTGCCACGGTTCGCAGTGCGGCTTCTGCACGCCCGGCTTCGCGATGTCGCTGTGGGGCATGTACCTGAAACAGGAAAGCCATGGGCTTTCCGGCCACGGGCCTTCCAGCCGTGCGCCCTCGCGCTGCCAGATCGACGATGCGCTCTCCGGCAACCTGTGCCGCTGCACCGGCTACCGCCCGATCATCGAGGCGGCCCGCCGCATGGTCGAGCTGCCGCCAGCCGCGTTTGACCGCGCCGCGCTGGCCGAGCGCCTGCGGCAGCTAGAGCGCACCCACGGCTTCACCTACGCGGCGCGCGGCGGGCGCTTCCACATCCCGCGCACGCTCGCCGAACTGGTTCGCCTGCGCAGCGAATTCCCGCAGGCCCTGATGCTGGCCGGCTCGACCGACGTCGGCCTCTGGGTCACCAAGCACATGCGCGAGCTGAACGACATCCTCTATCTCGGCCAGGTGGACGAACTCAAGACACTGACCGAATCCGGCGACACCCTGGAGATCGGCGCCGGCGTGAGCCTGGACGATGCCTACGCGGCCGTCTGCCGTCACTATTCTGCTGAACTGACCGGGATGTGGCAGCGCTTCGCCTCGCTCCCGATCCGCAACGCCGGCACGCTGGGCGGCAACGTCGCCAACGGCTCGCCGATCGGCGACTCGATGCCCTGGCTGATCGCCCTGGGCGCCCAGGTGGTGCTGCGCGGCACCGCGGGCGAGCGGGTGCTGGCGCTGGAAGATTTTTATCTCGGCTACCAGCAGAAAGACCTGCAGCCGGGCGAATTCGTGCAGGGCCTGCGCGTGCCGCTGCCAAGCGAGGGCCTGCGCTTTCGCACCTATAAACTGGCCAAGCGCTTCGACCAGGATATCTCGGCCGTGTGCGCGGCCTTCGCGCTACGCCTCGACGGCGAGACGGTGGCCGATGCCCGCATCGCTTTTGGGGGCATGGCAGCCACGCCCAAGCGTGCGGCGAAGGCCGAAGCGCTGCTGGTCGGCCAGCCGTGGAGCGAGGCCGCGTTGCGCGCCGCCATGGACGCGCTGGCCCAGGATTACGCGCCGCTGAGCGACATGCGCGCTTCCAGCAGCTACCGCATGCTGGCCGCGCAAAACCTGCTGCGCCGCTTCTGGCTCGAAACCCGCCTCGACAATCCGCTGCCGGCCGCCGCGGTCAATGCCTTCGCGGCCGCTTGA
- the uraH gene encoding hydroxyisourate hydrolase, whose product MGKLSTHVLDTAHGRPGAGVKLDLYRLDPDARTLLKTEFTNSDGRCAAPLLEGELLRPGQYELVFHAGDYFAAQGVQLPAPRFLDRITIAFGVHDGTQNYHVPLVLTPWSYSTYRGS is encoded by the coding sequence ATGGGAAAACTCTCCACCCACGTCCTCGATACCGCCCATGGCCGCCCCGGCGCGGGCGTCAAGCTCGATCTGTACCGCCTGGATCCGGACGCCCGCACCCTGCTCAAGACCGAGTTCACCAACAGCGACGGCCGCTGCGCCGCACCGCTGCTGGAAGGCGAGCTGCTGCGGCCCGGCCAGTACGAACTGGTCTTCCATGCGGGCGACTACTTCGCGGCCCAGGGCGTGCAACTGCCCGCGCCGCGCTTCCTCGACCGCATCACGATCGCCTTCGGCGTCCATGACGGCACCCAGAACTACCACGTGCCGCTGGTGCTGACGCCGTGGTCGTACTCGACCTACCGGGGCAGCTGA
- the guaD gene encoding guanine deaminase, with amino-acid sequence MSIAQTNVQAYRASLLHFHGDPAFDSEARAWHEDGLLVVEDGRIKAAGDYAALIGSLPPGVVPHDYRGQLITPGFIDTHLHYPQTDMVASPSPGLLPWLETYTFPTERRFEDPAHARATAEFFLDELLRCGTTTAVVYCTVHPQSVDAFFDASEARNLRMVAGKVLMDRHCPDFLRDLEGSVGTSADLIEKWHKRGRQLYAITPRFAPTSTDAQLRATAELAQAYPDTFIQTHVSENKDECKWVGELHPQARSYLDVYERFGLMRPRALFGHCIWLDDEDFARMTATGSAAAVCPTSNLFLGSGLFDFDKADSARTQLSLGTDVGAGTSFSMLQTMNEAYKVARLKGSYLPAERMFYLATLGAARAMGLEGTIGNFQPGAEADFVVLDPTCTPLLARRTRQLDSLEELLFALALLGDDRTIRATYSAGMQVHARAA; translated from the coding sequence ATGTCCATCGCACAAACGAACGTGCAAGCCTACCGTGCGAGCTTGCTGCATTTTCACGGCGACCCGGCTTTCGACAGCGAGGCCCGCGCCTGGCACGAGGACGGCCTGCTGGTCGTCGAAGACGGCCGCATCAAGGCGGCAGGCGATTACGCGGCCCTGATCGGCAGCCTGCCGCCGGGCGTGGTCCCGCACGATTACCGCGGCCAGCTCATTACCCCGGGCTTTATCGACACCCACCTGCATTACCCGCAGACCGACATGGTCGCCTCGCCGAGCCCGGGCCTGCTGCCCTGGCTCGAGACCTACACCTTCCCGACCGAGCGCCGCTTCGAGGATCCGGCGCACGCGCGCGCGACCGCCGAATTCTTCCTCGACGAGCTGCTGCGCTGCGGGACCACCACGGCCGTGGTGTACTGCACCGTGCATCCGCAATCGGTGGACGCCTTTTTCGACGCCAGCGAGGCGCGCAACTTGCGCATGGTGGCCGGCAAGGTGCTGATGGACCGTCATTGCCCGGACTTCCTGCGCGACCTCGAGGGCAGCGTGGGAACCAGCGCGGACCTGATCGAGAAGTGGCACAAGCGCGGCCGCCAGCTGTATGCGATCACCCCGCGCTTTGCTCCCACCTCGACCGACGCCCAGCTGCGCGCCACCGCCGAGCTGGCCCAGGCCTATCCGGACACCTTCATCCAGACCCACGTCTCGGAGAACAAGGACGAGTGCAAGTGGGTGGGCGAACTGCATCCGCAGGCGCGCAGCTACCTGGACGTCTACGAGCGCTTCGGCCTGATGCGCCCGCGCGCCCTGTTCGGCCACTGCATCTGGCTGGACGACGAGGACTTCGCGCGCATGACGGCCACCGGATCGGCGGCGGCGGTGTGCCCCACCTCCAACCTGTTCCTCGGCAGCGGCCTGTTCGACTTCGACAAGGCCGATAGCGCGCGCACGCAGCTCTCGCTCGGCACCGACGTCGGCGCCGGCACCTCGTTCTCGATGCTGCAGACCATGAACGAGGCCTACAAGGTGGCGCGCCTGAAAGGCAGCTACCTACCGGCGGAACGCATGTTCTACCTGGCCACGCTGGGCGCGGCCCGGGCCATGGGCCTGGAAGGCACGATCGGCAATTTCCAGCCGGGGGCGGAAGCGGACTTCGTCGTGCTCGATCCGACCTGCACGCCGCTGCTGGCGCGCAGGACCCGGCAGCTGGACTCGCTGGAAGAGCTGCTGTTCGCGCTGGCGCTGCTGGGGGATGACCGGACCATCCGGGCGACATACTCGGCCGGCATGCAGGTCCACGCCCGCGCCGCTTGA
- the xdhC gene encoding xanthine dehydrogenase accessory protein XdhC — MSDWLPTELHAPAVLVTVARVEGSVPREPGARMLVDARGFRGTIGGGHLEHRALEMARAMLGQGVRHAHIERFPLGPKLGQCCGGIAWLAFEFADAEQLTLLNARRREDTWRVVCVGWAASPPTRSTDGSSAENSSLAERVGGRPAHPTTALFDGSGRQLAGGDAPAFDRTAGTHIFQDADHRLWLLDAVLAPRAHLMLFGAGHVGAAIVRALAELPCRVTWIDEREDLFPAAVPANVTVEATDTPETLVEKAAPGTSFLVMTHSHALDLRLTHAILSRPGAGDWFGLIGSSTKRRQFEHRLRERGIDDARLDTMVCPIGLPGIEGKAPAVIAASVAAQLLTVWEACARHSEVSTEFN; from the coding sequence ATGAGCGATTGGCTGCCAACGGAGCTGCACGCACCGGCGGTGCTGGTGACGGTCGCCCGCGTCGAGGGCTCCGTCCCCCGCGAGCCGGGCGCCCGCATGCTGGTGGATGCGCGGGGCTTTCGCGGCACCATCGGCGGCGGCCACCTGGAACACCGGGCGCTGGAGATGGCACGGGCGATGCTGGGGCAGGGCGTTCGTCACGCGCATATCGAGCGGTTTCCGCTGGGGCCGAAGCTGGGGCAGTGCTGTGGGGGGATTGCGTGGCTGGCTTTTGAGTTCGCCGATGCCGAACAGCTCACGCTGCTCAATGCAAGACGCAGGGAAGATACGTGGCGCGTGGTGTGCGTAGGGTGGGCGGCTTCGCCGCCCACGCGTTCAACTGACGGAAGCTCAGCCGAGAATTCATCGTTAGCTGAACGCGTGGGCGGGAGACCTGCCCACCCTACGACGGCGCTGTTCGACGGCAGCGGACGCCAGCTCGCTGGCGGCGACGCTCCCGCATTCGACCGCACTGCCGGCACCCACATCTTCCAGGACGCCGACCACCGCCTCTGGCTGCTTGATGCCGTCCTTGCCCCGCGCGCCCACCTGATGCTGTTCGGGGCCGGCCACGTCGGCGCCGCCATCGTGCGCGCGCTGGCCGAACTGCCTTGCCGCGTCACCTGGATCGACGAGCGCGAGGACCTGTTCCCGGCAGCGGTCCCGGCCAACGTGACGGTCGAAGCGACCGACACTCCCGAGACGCTTGTTGAAAAAGCAGCACCCGGCACCAGCTTCCTGGTCATGACCCACAGCCACGCACTTGACCTGCGGCTGACACACGCGATACTGTCGCGTCCCGGCGCAGGGGATTGGTTCGGACTGATCGGATCAAGCACCAAGCGCCGCCAGTTCGAGCACCGCCTGCGCGAACGCGGCATCGATGACGCGCGCCTCGACACGATGGTCTGCCCAATAGGCTTGCCCGGCATCGAGGGCAAGGCCCCGGCCGTGATCGCAGCCTCCGTGGCGGCTCAGTTGCTGACCGTATGGGAAGCTTGCGCCCGCCACTCAGAAGTTTCAACGGAATTTAACTAA
- the xdhB gene encoding xanthine dehydrogenase molybdopterin binding subunit, translated as MNDAGTPIIDAAQWTEVGRARPHESAVLHVLGQATYTDDIRETAGTLHAALGLSGRAHARILAIDLEPVRASRGVVAVLTAQDIPGLNDCGPIIHDDPILADGLVQYVGQPVFIVVADSHDNARRAARLARIDYEDLPAILTPQEARAARSYVLPPMRLARGDAQTAFAAAPHRVKGELYVGGQEQFYLEGQIAYAIPGEDRGMHVYCSTQHPSEMQHVVAHALGLHSHHVTVECRRMGGGFGGKESQSALWASSAAIAAARTRRPVKLRADRDDDMLVTGKRHCFHYEYEVGYDGEGRILAAKVDMVTRAGFSADLSGPVATRAVCHFDNAYYLSDVEIRAACGKTNTQSNTAFRGFGGPQGAIAIEYVIDEIARNLGRDPLDIRRLNFYGKSERNVTPYGQAIVDNVIHELVAELEQTSEYHARRAHIDEFNRASPVLKKGLALTPVKFGIAFNVTHLNQAGALVHVYVDGSILVNHGGTEMGQGINTKVMQVVAHELGVDLGRVRATATNTSKVANTSATAASTGADLNGKAAQDAARKIRDRLAAFVAAEFGGDPAEVRFADDTVFVAGQALRFGEVVAKAYLARVQLWSDGFYATPGLHWDPKTMNGHPFSYYAYGAAVSEVVVDTLTGEWKLLRADALYDAGNSLNPAIDIGQVEGAFIQGMGWLTTEELWWNPAGKLMTHAPSTYKIPGVSDCPEDFRVRLFRNRNVEDSIHRSKAVGEPPLLLPFSVFFAIRDAVSSVGGHRVHPPLNAPATCEEILKAVAAVEAASA; from the coding sequence ATGAACGACGCAGGCACCCCCATCATCGACGCGGCGCAATGGACCGAAGTCGGGCGCGCGCGCCCGCACGAATCGGCCGTGCTGCACGTGCTCGGCCAGGCCACCTATACCGACGACATCCGCGAGACCGCCGGCACCCTGCATGCGGCGCTCGGCCTGTCCGGCCGCGCCCATGCGCGCATCCTCGCCATCGACCTGGAGCCGGTACGCGCCAGCCGCGGCGTGGTGGCGGTGCTCACCGCGCAGGACATCCCGGGCCTGAACGACTGCGGCCCCATCATCCATGACGACCCGATCCTGGCCGACGGCCTGGTCCAGTACGTGGGACAGCCGGTGTTCATCGTCGTCGCCGACAGCCACGACAATGCGCGCCGCGCCGCCAGGCTGGCGCGGATCGACTACGAAGACCTGCCGGCGATCCTCACGCCGCAGGAGGCGCGCGCGGCCCGCTCGTATGTACTGCCGCCGATGCGCCTGGCGCGCGGCGATGCGCAAACCGCCTTCGCGGCGGCGCCGCACCGCGTCAAGGGCGAGCTCTACGTCGGCGGCCAGGAACAGTTCTACCTCGAGGGCCAGATCGCCTACGCGATTCCGGGCGAAGACCGGGGCATGCACGTCTACTGCTCGACCCAGCACCCGAGCGAGATGCAGCACGTGGTGGCGCACGCGCTCGGCCTGCACTCGCACCACGTGACGGTCGAGTGCCGCCGCATGGGCGGGGGCTTCGGCGGCAAGGAATCGCAGTCGGCGCTGTGGGCGTCGAGCGCGGCCATTGCCGCCGCGCGCACGCGCCGTCCGGTCAAGCTGCGCGCCGACCGCGACGACGACATGCTCGTCACCGGCAAGCGCCACTGCTTCCACTACGAGTATGAAGTCGGCTACGACGGCGAAGGGCGCATCCTGGCCGCGAAAGTCGACATGGTCACGCGCGCCGGCTTCTCGGCCGATCTGTCCGGCCCGGTGGCGACGCGCGCCGTCTGCCACTTCGACAACGCCTATTACCTGTCCGACGTCGAGATCCGCGCCGCCTGCGGCAAGACCAACACCCAGTCGAACACCGCCTTCCGCGGCTTCGGCGGGCCGCAGGGCGCGATCGCCATCGAGTACGTGATCGACGAGATCGCGCGCAATCTCGGCCGCGATCCGCTCGACATCCGCCGCCTGAACTTTTACGGCAAGAGCGAGCGCAACGTCACGCCCTACGGCCAGGCCATCGTCGACAACGTCATCCACGAGCTGGTGGCCGAGCTGGAGCAGACCAGCGAATACCACGCGCGCCGCGCGCACATCGATGAGTTCAACCGCGCCAGCCCGGTGCTCAAGAAGGGGCTCGCGCTCACCCCGGTGAAATTCGGCATCGCCTTCAACGTCACCCACCTGAACCAGGCCGGCGCGCTGGTGCACGTCTACGTGGACGGTTCGATCCTGGTGAACCACGGCGGCACCGAGATGGGGCAGGGCATCAACACCAAGGTGATGCAGGTGGTGGCGCATGAACTGGGCGTGGACCTGGGACGCGTGCGCGCCACCGCCACCAATACCAGCAAGGTCGCCAACACCTCGGCCACCGCCGCCTCGACCGGCGCGGACCTGAACGGCAAGGCCGCGCAGGACGCCGCGCGCAAGATCCGCGACCGGCTGGCCGCTTTTGTCGCTGCGGAGTTCGGCGGCGACCCCGCGGAGGTGCGCTTTGCCGACGATACCGTGTTCGTGGCCGGCCAGGCCCTGCGCTTCGGCGAGGTGGTGGCCAAGGCCTACCTGGCGCGGGTGCAGCTGTGGTCCGACGGCTTCTATGCCACCCCCGGACTGCACTGGGACCCGAAGACCATGAACGGCCACCCGTTCTCCTATTACGCCTACGGCGCCGCCGTGTCGGAAGTGGTGGTGGACACGCTCACCGGCGAATGGAAGCTGCTGCGCGCCGACGCCTTGTATGACGCCGGTAACTCGCTCAACCCGGCGATCGACATCGGCCAGGTCGAAGGCGCCTTCATCCAGGGCATGGGCTGGCTCACCACCGAGGAATTGTGGTGGAACCCGGCGGGCAAGTTGATGACGCATGCGCCCTCGACCTACAAGATCCCCGGCGTTTCCGACTGCCCGGAAGACTTCCGCGTGCGCCTGTTCAGGAACCGCAACGTCGAGGACAGCATCCACCGCTCCAAGGCCGTGGGCGAGCCGCCGCTGCTGCTGCCGTTCTCGGTGTTCTTCGCGATCCGCGACGCCGTATCGAGCGTCGGCGGACACCGGGTACATCCGCCGCTGAACGCGCCGGCCACCTGCGAGGAAATCCTGAAGGCGGTGGCGGCCGTCGAAGCGGCGAGCGCTTGA
- the puuE gene encoding allantoinase PuuE: MDTNPNYPRDLVGYGRNPPHPRWPGGARVALQFVLNYEEGGENCVLHGDQASETFLSEIIGAQAFPMRHMSMESLYEYGSRAGLWRILRLFEERRLPLTVFAVAMALERNPEALAAFRELGHEIACHGLRWISYQNVDEATERAHMLEAVRIMRELTGQAPLGWYTGRDSPNTRRLVVEHGGFAYDADHYGDDLPFWQLVDTSDGRRLPHLVVPYTLDTNDMRFAALQGFNSGTQFFDYLKDAFDVLYAEGDPDGLNRPKMLSIGLHCRLVGRPARAAALARFLDYVQGHEGVWITRRIDIANHWKTVHPFLQ; encoded by the coding sequence ATGGACACCAACCCGAACTATCCGCGCGACCTGGTCGGCTACGGCCGCAATCCGCCGCATCCGCGCTGGCCCGGCGGCGCGCGCGTGGCCCTGCAGTTCGTCCTGAACTACGAGGAGGGCGGCGAGAACTGCGTGCTGCACGGCGACCAGGCCTCCGAGACCTTCCTGTCCGAGATCATCGGGGCGCAGGCCTTCCCGATGCGCCACATGAGCATGGAGTCGCTCTACGAATACGGTTCGCGCGCCGGCCTGTGGCGGATCCTGCGCCTGTTCGAGGAACGCAGGCTGCCGCTGACGGTCTTCGCCGTGGCGATGGCGCTCGAGCGCAACCCCGAGGCGCTCGCTGCCTTCCGCGAGCTGGGCCACGAGATCGCCTGCCACGGGCTGCGCTGGATCTCCTACCAGAATGTCGACGAGGCGACGGAGCGCGCCCACATGCTGGAAGCGGTGCGGATCATGCGCGAACTCACCGGACAGGCGCCGCTCGGCTGGTACACCGGGCGCGACTCGCCCAACACGCGCCGGCTGGTGGTCGAGCACGGCGGCTTCGCCTACGACGCCGACCATTACGGCGACGACCTGCCGTTCTGGCAGCTGGTCGACACCAGCGACGGCCGGCGGCTGCCGCACCTGGTGGTGCCGTACACGCTCGACACCAACGACATGCGCTTCGCCGCCCTGCAGGGCTTCAATTCGGGCACCCAGTTCTTCGACTACCTGAAGGATGCCTTCGACGTGCTGTACGCGGAAGGCGATCCGGATGGCCTGAACCGGCCCAAGATGCTGTCGATCGGCCTGCATTGCCGGCTGGTCGGGCGGCCGGCACGGGCCGCGGCGCTGGCGCGCTTCCTCGACTACGTCCAGGGCCACGAGGGCGTCTGGATCACGCGCCGCATCGATATCGCCAATCACTGGAAAACCGTCCATCCTTTCCTACAATGA
- a CDS encoding ClpP family protease, giving the protein MALHIVHFIGPINHHSASSIRNNCLQALQNGATEIELHMSSEGGNMTAGFALYFFLKSLPVPLTTHNIGSVESVAVVIFLAGQKRYACPGTRFLIHPLHWGFGSLVAADHSRVSEWRDCLDFDAERYASIFLEATAAAGCPTDIRSNLTGNARIFDADGALKAGIVHDAVQAQLPAAGSTCHWWN; this is encoded by the coding sequence ATGGCATTGCACATAGTTCATTTCATCGGACCGATCAACCACCATTCCGCCAGCAGCATCCGCAACAATTGCTTGCAGGCGCTGCAGAACGGCGCGACCGAGATCGAACTGCACATGTCCAGCGAAGGCGGCAACATGACGGCCGGCTTCGCCCTGTATTTCTTCCTGAAGTCGCTGCCGGTGCCGCTCACCACCCACAACATCGGCAGCGTGGAATCGGTGGCCGTTGTCATCTTCCTGGCCGGGCAAAAGCGCTACGCCTGCCCCGGCACGCGCTTCCTGATCCACCCGCTGCACTGGGGCTTCGGCAGCCTGGTCGCGGCCGACCATTCGCGCGTCTCCGAATGGCGCGACTGCCTCGATTTCGACGCCGAACGCTACGCCAGCATCTTCCTCGAAGCCACCGCCGCCGCCGGCTGCCCCACCGACATCCGCAGCAACCTGACCGGCAATGCCCGCATCTTCGATGCCGACGGGGCGCTCAAGGCCGGCATCGTCCACGACGCCGTGCAGGCACAGCTGCCGGCAGCCGGGTCGACTTGCCATTGGTGGAATTGA